Genomic DNA from Mauremys mutica isolate MM-2020 ecotype Southern chromosome 13, ASM2049712v1, whole genome shotgun sequence:
atagatagatagatagatagatagatagatagatagatagatagatagattctggATCTCATTTACATTGGTTTAAACCTGAAGTCAGTCTTATTTTTCTTGAGTTATGTTTGTCTGGTTTATTACATGTGCAAATACCCAAGTCTGCATAAAGATGTTGCATGGTATATTCACATGAAGGTGATAATTTCACCAGCTGATTATATTTATAAGGAAAGTCAGAATGAAATTGCTATCAGTGGAGAAATATGGACATTTTATTCTTGCTGAATAACCTCCAACCTATCAGTTTACTCAATGAACCTTTCACCTCCCTGTTTCTCATGCTGTATATGATGGGATTCATCATTGGCGGCACCACGGAATAGAGAACACCCACCAAGAGATCCAGACTTGATGCTGAGCTAGACGTGGGTATCAGGTAGGCAAAGATGCTAAGGCAAACTAACAAAGAGACCATagtgaggtgagggaggcaggtggagaaggttttacgccggccctgctcagaggggattcttAGCACTGCTTTGAAGATCTGAATATATGACACAACTATGAAAACAAAGCAGCTTAAGGATAAGCATGCACTGAAGACAATAGCCCCAGTTTCATTGAGGTCTGAGTCAGAGCAGGCGAGCttgaggagctgggggatttcacaAAAGAACTGATCCACCACGTTGCCTCCACAGAAAGATATCACAAATGTGCTCCCAGTGTGCAGGGCAGAGTAAAGAATACCACTGATCCACACACctgctgccatttggacacatgCCGTCCTGTTCATCActctctcatagtgcagtggttgacAGATGGCGACGTGTCGGTCATATGCCATGACAGTCAATAATGCATAATCCGCTGAAATAAAGAAGATAAAGAGAAAGACTTGTGTGACGCATCCAGAATAAGAAATCGacctggtgttcatgagggaattggccatggatttggggatggtgacagagatggagCCGAGGTCTAGGATGGACAGGTTCActaggaagaagtacatgggggtatgAAGATGGTGGTCGAGGGCTAtggctgtgatgatgagaagattccccaccAGGGCCACAATGTAAATCACCAGGAACACCACAAAatgtaaaatctgcagctcccaaatgtcagagaatcccaggagaaggaactcagtCACAGTGGTTTGAttggacattttcttcctcaCTACTTGTGTGATGCCTGTGGAAGGAATGAGGAAGGTTATGGTCAGGATTAGAGTGACAGAGAGAATGGCCCTGATTCCCCTTCCCCTCATAGCTCATTGTATGAATGTCAAAGCTGCACAGTGCTCATCACTTATAATGGCTTGGTGATGTTAGTGCTCCTCACCTCTGACAATCATTCAATTGTGTTATCACAGTTGTGTAAATTGGATCATCTCCTTTAAAGTCAACAGAGCTTCATCACTTTACCCCATCTGAGAAATAGGCCCATGGTGTGGCTTGATAAATGCAGTATGAAGGATGGAACGAAGTACATCCAAAATCCAATTCCGGTCAAGTTGGATCCCCTATTACTACAAATAGAAGGCTCACCTCTTGAGTATTAAACTAAAATACTACAACACCACGCCATCTGATTCCCACTTTTCTGGGAAATATGACAAGGACTTACCCAGCATTCTGTGGGGGGAGATCTTCTGTATTGATTCTACCCTAACACCACACAGTGTCTGCTACCTGGGTACACATTGATTTATGGCACCCAATACCAGCTCCAACCCCACTCCATATTGCAGAAAAAGGAATACAGAccatacttataggatgggggaCACTATCCTGGGAATCAGTGACTGAAAACAATTTgggggtcatgatggataatcagctaaaGATGAAGTGTGACCAATAGCTAATGACATCTGGggtgcataaacaggagaatcttgaATCTgactagagaggttattttacctctgtattagGGACTGGTGTGACCATTGCTGAAAAATGGTGTCCAGTTCTTCTGCTcaaaattcaagaaagatgttgataaattggagacagttcagagaaaAGACACAAGAAAGAAtaaatgattagaaaacatgaTTTGTAGGGAGACcctcaaagagctcagtctatttagcctAAGAAAgggaagattaaggggtgacttgaggGCAGTCTCTAACTACCTGGgggggacaaatatttaatatgagctcttcaatctagcagagaaaggtctaacatgatccaatagctgtatttgaagctagacaaattcagattggaaataaaacattttttttaacagtgagagtgattaaccattggaacaagttcCAAGgaatgtggtgaattctccatcactggcacttTTCAAACCAAGATTTGGtctttttctaacagatctgctctatgaattattttggggaagtttgctGGCCTCCaatatacaggaggccagactagatgatcacactaaTGCCTTCTGGCCATGGACTCTGTGAATCTCTGAATATCTATGTAATGATGGACTAGTAACATTGCTCAgttatttgtgtgttttattgtttcaggctgtggcTTTAGGTCTGTGTTGTGAAATTCAGTGGCAGCCAGAGGACATTTGTTTTTTCTTGGCTCtggcactgacctgctgtgtgattcGGTActagtcacttcccctctctgtgcttcagtttaccctccctttctctgtcttctctactTGACAGTAAGGTATTTGGGGGATGGGCTGTGTCTTAGCACATGTATGATCAGTGCACCCATTTACAGCATTTGTGCTCAGCTGGCAACAGTGTTGTACACCAGACACATTGCTGAACCAGGAAGTGTTCTGGTTCTGTTGACCCCCCTCTGTGGCCTTGGGTTGTGCCCCAGTAGACAGTCTTTGGATGCTTGGTACATCTCTAACCCAGTTTTTAAAGGGGCTAGTGTGTATGACACATATTCTGTGACCTATCAGCTATGTCGGTTACTTTGCTGTACCTTCCTTTGAAAGAGAAATAAACAGAGATGCCAGAGAATGAATGGGTTTTCTAATTATATATTATTAAACAACGTTAACTTTTCCTTCCCTTGTTTAAAGTTTAAGGTTTCTTGGGAATTTTCATATCTTAATGGAAAATATGGGATTTTATCAAAACAATATTTCACCTTCAGAATGCATTATCTTTCCTTGAAAATTTGTGATGtttttttggaaaactgaaaactcAGAAAACAACCTTGCTAGGTTTTCTGCTTGAAATTTGAACTTTAAAGATGAAAGTTTTCAGGTGCCAAACACTCAAGAAAAATAGGTTTTGGTTTGTTGATGAAAAGCTTTAATTGTTTGTAGggggaattttttattttattttttaaattatttctaacCAGCCGTAGATGAGTAAATTGGTAGGAAAATGTAAAGGACTTCTGAGTGTAATTCTTATTACTGTTCTTAAACTACCCCTGGATGTTAACATTCAGAAAAATTTAATTGAATGAGAAAACTTACTGTGTTGCTCTTTCAGTCCAGCACCAGGATTCTGTAGTCgttatctgtctgtctgtctgactaTCTAGTAGTATCTACAAGCCAAAGACACAACTTTCAAAAAGTCCTCTCATTCTTCACTCTCATTCTTCACTCTAATCAAGTATTTGATTCCAATCCGTTGCTCTCAGCAGATGAGCTGTGCATAGCTGACTTTGACCCTCACTGGCGTTCAAGGACCTGTGCTGAGGGAAGGTGATTTATCCATGTGTATTTTACTCTCTGGAGCCCTGCACAGCTCAGCAGCAGAGATCCACAGGGAAaagttcacagattcatagatttgaaAGCAAAAAAGGGATGTTATGGTCCTGTAGTCAACCCCCTGCATAGCATAAAGAAcagaagaacggccatattggttGAGGCCAACAGTcaatctagaccagtatcctgtcttccaacagtggccaatgtcagatgcttcagagggaatgaacagaacagggcaatcattgagtgatacatcccctgtcatccactccctgcttctggcaaacagaagtaTACTGATACCTAgaacatgaggttgcatcccAGACTGTCttgcctaatagccatttatggacctatcttccatgaattttatCGAATCCTTTTATGAATCCCATTATAGTCTTGGTTTTCACAACATACCctgtcaatgagttccacaggttgactgtgtattgtgtgaaaaagtacctgcttcctattaatttcattgggtgaccagtGTTATtttatgtgaaggaataaataatatttctttttcaATTCTCCACACCTTTCATGATTTAACAGACCTCTATTACATCCCCTTTTAACCGCCTCTTTTCAAAACttgaaagtcccagtctttttaatttctcctcatatgaaagctattCCCTActcttagtcatttttgttgcccttctctgttcctttttccaattctatgtaacctttctgcctctctgagttggcagcaacaagggccgggttcagtatccaggggttccgtttcaataacgcaatgcaaaaccggctcgagcccccacccagtgacctgggacaattacataccacccccctgggcacctctaggaggcaatacttcccctctcacaagcacggagtctgagtgtagcaaaatccttttaataaaggagggaaacaatgcggccttatgttggggaaacaccacaaacaggaatcataacacaaaccatgagcaaaagagcCACCTCCAAGTAAgcttggcaatgtccttttcccctcagggtcttaagtagAATCAcctcaaagtccaacaacccaaaagtctctgtccctggtccgTGGTGcctcagagttcaaaagtttatctgcagagttttacccgcCAGCCTGGGTGGAATTGGGGGAGGGTACACGGGGtattaaggggcaccttatgtgggccgaggccgactgccctgcctctccgtgaagttctgctgcagccttcatcaTGAACAGCTCCACTCCTCCAgctgtccccgcaaactgctccgctctgctccactCGCTGTTCCATGGGCCACTCCAACTCTCCCATAAGCTGCTTCACTCTACCAGCCATCCCATGAATCACTCCAGCTGTacctgcaaactgctcagctccactctgctgCACCCCGCTCCAACCattctgcaaactgctctgccagccgcttagcaatatagcttcaggctcctctactagttaacacagcactcagtgatctcatctcagtaattttagctcttttagtggtttcagctcttagtgagttcAGCTTGTAGTAAGGGAtgggcccaaagtgaattcaactcagcagcctctagatggactcctcatggaatcaaaattagctctgctattcaacagtggggaggggaagggagagagggagggggagagagagaagtgcaATTGGTGTGTAGGCCCTCAAAAGGAGCCCATACCATCAAGTACACATACCTGTCCCCAGcttctctcaattcactgggttttggatccgatgtcccttgtctagcaagtgctactttgttgatggtgagaccctctgtcataaaacagtctcatagtctttcattcacataatcagggtaacaacactttattcctcctaccccaataaccaagaaattggggatcccatgGCTGTCCAAATGACCATTTTTGGTTGccatgggctcatgctaggcagagtggatgtgcctatgcaaacaagatcagccccctaaATTAAttcataattcaccaccagatttTAGGGTAGAGCtcttcctgactctgcttacatctaagatatcttttttgagatggggtgactgcATCTGTAccaagtattcaagatgtgagcatataATGATTTATACagcagcaatatgatattttctgtcttattatctatctctttcttaatgattcacaacattctgttcgcttttttgaatGCAGCTGCACGTTGagaagatgttttcagagaactatacacaatGACTTGAGTCgcaacagataatttagaccccataattttatatgtatagttgggattatgctttccaatgtgcattactttacattatcaatactgaatttcatctgccattgagttgcccagtcacccaattttgcgagatccctttgtcactcaTCACACTGtgctttggatttaactctcttgagtagttttgtatcatctgcaaatttttccacctaACTGTtagtcccctgccccctttctgAGAGAATAGGTAGACCACAGTTCACTTCCTGAATGTTAACAGACTTGGGCTGCAGCTTCATAAAACTATTCCACTCTCAATGAGCCATCACTGCTTTGCTTCAGATTAGTTCCCCGGAAACAAAGGGCTAACCAACAGCTCAGCCACATGTCACAAAATCCAGGTGTCTGTCACCTAGGTAAGCAGCTGTACTTTGTCAGAAAGAAGGGTATAATTGAGAAATGTGCATATTGGCAATGGAAACAGCTGGGGTCCTGTGTAAACAGACTGGCTGTTGCATGAACCTCAACTGGAGATAATCCTCAAACTGCAGAAAATAGTATAAGAATAGATAACAAACAACATAGATCCCTTCTCCGtcattcctttctctctgctcaTGGCATCAAAAACTCCTCAAAAACACTGAACTGGGGGATGAGTCCTGGCTCGGAGACTTCCAGCCAGTAAAAGGCTGAAAAGAGCATGTGTTGCGAAAAAAACCCTTTGTTTTGAATGTATTTACCTTGCTAAATTAGATATTCATttgcattttatcttttatttt
This window encodes:
- the LOC123348741 gene encoding olfactory receptor 14I1-like; its protein translation is MSNQTTVTEFLLLGFSDIWELQILHFVVFLVIYIVALVGNLLIITAIALDHHLHTPMYFFLVNLSILDLGSISVTIPKSMANSLMNTRSISYSGCVTQVFLFIFFISADYALLTVMAYDRHVAICQPLHYERVMNRTACVQMAAGMLPSCEIQCRPCSSSLGIGLTRTGCQSGVLQR